A genomic stretch from Oleomonas cavernae includes:
- a CDS encoding response regulator translates to MPTLLVVDDDDALRMELAELFERVGYHVLSAADGIEAVEIAREQAPTVVLMDVGMPQLDGIAAAEIMTLLRHTEQVVLMSGNPELVTDAAARQGLTSIVLTKPLTFETCRRVIDSLALPRGKTG, encoded by the coding sequence ATGCCCACGCTGCTGGTGGTCGACGACGACGACGCCCTGCGCATGGAACTGGCCGAGTTGTTCGAGCGAGTCGGCTACCACGTGTTGAGCGCGGCCGACGGCATCGAGGCCGTCGAGATCGCCCGTGAACAGGCACCGACCGTGGTCCTGATGGACGTCGGCATGCCGCAATTAGACGGCATCGCCGCCGCCGAGATCATGACCTTGCTGCGCCACACCGAACAGGTGGTGCTGATGAGCGGCAACCCCGAACTGGTGACCGACGCAGCCGCCCGCCAGGGCCTGACCTCGATCGTCCTGACCAAGCCCCTGACCTTCGAGACCTGCCGGCGGGTCATCGACAGCCTGGCCCTGCCGCGCGGCAAGACCGGCTAG
- a CDS encoding tetratricopeptide repeat protein, whose translation MVDTAIMPRNAGHPSRRRRALAGLCAALALAACQTPPAVPRTASGEQTMPPTRQEDQVFLALIRGMNDKGQSQAALAFLDDYLGRNPNDIEGLTLRGDALLRTGQIDAAEAVYVDLDKRRVQPAAAFGLGQVRAKVNDWAGASAQFARAAQAAPTDTRILNNYGFALLKLQQYPKAYDVLARATQLSPDSQQIKTNFVIAALNSGHEREAQAVIAAMPAAERDKTLSFARSWKP comes from the coding sequence ATGGTTGATACAGCGATCATGCCGCGCAATGCCGGCCATCCCAGCCGTCGGCGACGGGCCCTCGCCGGCCTGTGCGCCGCCCTGGCACTGGCCGCCTGCCAGACGCCGCCGGCGGTCCCGCGCACCGCCTCGGGCGAGCAGACGATGCCGCCCACCCGGCAGGAGGATCAGGTCTTCCTCGCCCTGATCCGCGGCATGAACGACAAGGGCCAGTCCCAGGCGGCGCTGGCCTTCCTCGACGACTATCTCGGGCGTAATCCTAACGATATCGAAGGATTGACGCTGCGCGGTGACGCCTTGTTGCGCACCGGGCAGATCGATGCCGCCGAAGCGGTCTACGTCGATCTCGACAAGCGGCGGGTTCAGCCGGCGGCGGCCTTCGGCCTGGGCCAGGTGCGGGCCAAGGTGAACGACTGGGCTGGCGCTTCGGCGCAGTTCGCCCGCGCGGCGCAGGCCGCCCCCACCGATACGCGCATCCTCAACAACTACGGCTTTGCCCTGCTGAAGCTGCAGCAATACCCCAAAGCCTATGACGTGCTGGCGCGGGCAACGCAGTTGAGCCCGGACAGCCAGCAGATCAAGACCAATTTCGTGATCGCCGCCCTGAACAGCGGCCACGAGCGCGAGGCCCAGGCGGTGATCGCCGCCATGCCCGCGGCGGAACGCGACAAGACCCTTTCCTTTGCTCGGAGCTGGAAACCATGA
- a CDS encoding type II secretion system F family protein, with the protein MSYVIPAALVVVGALLLMFVGGQILLEETRRLGEGRRLSHRLGEFGRHDALLDEEQSPEGGVLEAIGRATTRSQSTIAEFEQMMRSIGRYDANAPYWLAGLRLVAGVVLMLAGLAVGYAFYTPRIALLSALAGFAIGYLVPRYYLSTLANARRLRVEKELPFLIDMLLLLVRSGASIEQAFRHLGHEEADGLDTLKESIERLVIDIDQGKGYEISLQRWGARLAVDEGRELAALLIQSMTHGTELTAALKVFSETMIERRMNAARTTIGKRMTQLTVIMMLFMMPPLIIIIAGPAVSRLIEGFSSLHG; encoded by the coding sequence ATGTCCTACGTCATTCCTGCCGCCCTGGTCGTCGTCGGCGCCCTGCTGCTGATGTTCGTCGGCGGACAGATCCTGCTTGAAGAGACCCGGCGCCTGGGCGAGGGACGGCGCCTGAGCCATCGCCTGGGCGAGTTCGGCCGCCACGATGCCCTGCTGGACGAGGAGCAAAGCCCCGAGGGCGGGGTGCTCGAGGCCATCGGCCGGGCCACCACCCGGAGCCAGTCGACGATCGCCGAGTTCGAGCAGATGATGCGCTCGATCGGGCGTTACGATGCCAATGCACCCTATTGGCTGGCGGGCCTGCGGCTCGTTGCCGGCGTCGTCCTGATGCTCGCCGGGCTCGCCGTGGGATATGCCTTCTATACCCCGCGCATCGCGCTGCTGTCGGCGCTGGCCGGCTTTGCCATCGGCTATCTGGTACCACGCTACTATCTGTCCACCCTGGCGAACGCCCGGCGGCTGCGGGTCGAGAAGGAATTGCCGTTCCTGATCGACATGCTGTTGCTGCTGGTCCGGTCGGGTGCCTCGATCGAGCAGGCCTTTCGTCACCTGGGCCACGAGGAAGCCGACGGCCTCGACACGCTGAAGGAATCGATCGAGCGCCTCGTCATCGACATCGACCAGGGCAAGGGCTACGAGATTTCGCTGCAGCGGTGGGGTGCGCGCCTGGCGGTCGACGAGGGGCGCGAACTGGCCGCCCTGCTGATCCAGTCCATGACCCACGGTACCGAACTGACGGCCGCACTGAAGGTCTTCTCCGAGACCATGATCGAGCGGCGCATGAACGCTGCGCGTACCACCATCGGCAAGCGCATGACCCAGCTCACGGTCATCATGATGTTGTTCATGATGCCGCCGCTGATCATCATCATCGCCGGTCCGGCGGTGTCGCGCCTGATCGAAGGCTTTAGCAGCCTGCATGGTTGA
- a CDS encoding type II secretion system F family protein — translation MIWIGLALLVAVAAGFFIDEYVLDRRADVKFRRRMAELGRATGVTSGEEEDLPETERLMGRFMMSSSGITRRLMQANWTVTPPRLIGFITVIFVIAVLGIWLLGAIFGLVITAFALFVAFQILDNAAERQVGAFLEELPNFLERLRQLISTGNSQAQAFDKALVYSGDAARCYLDPVALRLKIGVPLPDALRVQAQRLAVAELAMLALVVRTNLRYGGNLGQILEHLTRVLRDRIRARNEFKAMSSELRTTAVVMVAIPPWSRWRSW, via the coding sequence ATGATCTGGATCGGCCTGGCCCTGCTCGTCGCCGTCGCGGCCGGCTTCTTCATCGACGAATATGTGCTGGACCGCCGGGCCGACGTCAAATTCCGCCGCCGCATGGCCGAATTGGGACGCGCCACCGGCGTCACCTCGGGCGAGGAGGAAGACCTGCCCGAGACGGAACGGCTGATGGGGCGATTCATGATGTCGTCGTCGGGCATCACGCGGCGCCTGATGCAGGCCAACTGGACGGTAACGCCGCCGCGGCTGATCGGCTTCATCACCGTCATCTTCGTCATCGCGGTCCTGGGCATCTGGCTGCTGGGTGCGATCTTCGGCCTGGTGATCACCGCCTTTGCCCTGTTCGTGGCCTTTCAGATCCTGGACAATGCCGCCGAACGCCAGGTCGGTGCCTTCCTGGAGGAACTGCCGAATTTCCTGGAGCGGCTGCGGCAGTTGATTTCCACCGGCAACAGCCAGGCCCAGGCCTTCGACAAGGCGCTGGTCTATTCCGGCGACGCGGCCCGCTGCTACCTCGATCCTGTCGCCTTGCGCCTGAAGATCGGCGTGCCGCTGCCCGATGCCTTGCGCGTCCAGGCGCAACGGCTGGCGGTGGCGGAACTGGCCATGCTGGCGCTCGTGGTGCGGACCAATCTGCGCTATGGCGGCAATCTGGGGCAGATCCTGGAGCATCTCACCCGCGTGCTGCGTGACCGCATCCGCGCCCGCAACGAGTTCAAGGCGATGTCGTCGGAACTGCGTACCACGGCCGTGGTCATGGTCGCCATTCCCCCTTGGTCGCGGTGGCGATCCTGGTGA
- a CDS encoding CpaF family protein: MLADATIDDIIVNGPNRVYVERGGVLERVSTRFRDEAHLMNIIQRIVSPIGRRVDEASPFVDARLKDGSRVNIVIPPIALDGATVSIRKFKRIPLKIHDLIRIGTMNQEMIDYLAACVRARLNVLISGGTGSGKTTMLNILSGFIAPQERLVTIEDAAELQLRQPHVVRLETRPPSADGTPEITARHLVKNALRMRPDRIILGEIRGGEAVEMIQAMTTGHDGSMATLHANSPQDAMSRLELLLGFGGMQANVATVRRQIISAVQVIVQVQRLGMGARKVTSIAEVVGIEGETIVQNERFRYRDNPASQGQGSFAMVTRHSGFAERLASVGGVTLGTAARFDSRS; this comes from the coding sequence CTGCTGGCCGATGCCACCATCGACGACATCATCGTCAACGGCCCCAACCGGGTCTATGTCGAGCGCGGCGGCGTGCTGGAGCGCGTCAGCACGCGGTTCCGCGACGAAGCCCACCTGATGAACATCATCCAGCGCATCGTCAGCCCGATCGGCCGGCGGGTGGACGAGGCCTCGCCCTTCGTCGACGCCCGCCTGAAGGACGGCAGCCGCGTCAACATCGTCATCCCGCCGATCGCCCTCGACGGGGCCACGGTCTCGATCCGCAAGTTCAAGCGCATCCCGCTGAAGATCCACGACCTGATCCGCATCGGCACGATGAACCAGGAGATGATCGACTATCTGGCGGCCTGCGTGCGGGCGCGCCTCAACGTCCTCATCTCGGGCGGTACCGGCTCGGGCAAGACCACCATGCTGAACATCCTCTCGGGCTTCATCGCCCCGCAGGAGCGCCTGGTGACGATCGAGGACGCGGCCGAGCTGCAATTGCGCCAGCCCCACGTGGTGCGCCTGGAAACCCGCCCGCCGTCGGCCGACGGCACGCCTGAGATTACGGCGCGGCACCTGGTCAAGAATGCCCTGCGCATGCGTCCCGATCGCATCATCCTGGGCGAAATCCGCGGCGGCGAGGCGGTCGAGATGATCCAGGCCATGACCACCGGCCACGACGGCTCGATGGCGACCCTGCACGCCAACTCGCCCCAGGACGCCATGAGCCGCCTGGAACTGCTGCTGGGCTTCGGCGGCATGCAGGCCAATGTGGCGACCGTGCGCCGGCAGATCATTTCGGCCGTGCAGGTCATCGTCCAGGTCCAGCGTTTGGGGATGGGCGCCCGCAAGGTGACGTCGATCGCCGAGGTCGTGGGCATCGAAGGCGAGACCATCGTGCAGAACGAGCGTTTCCGCTACCGCGACAACCCGGCCTCCCAGGGCCAGGGCAGCTTTGCCATGGTCACGCGCCATTCGGGCTTTGCCGAGCGGCTGGCGTCGGTCGGTGGTGTCACGCTCGGCACCGCGGCCCGTTTCGACAGCCGTTCGTAG
- a CDS encoding AAA family ATPase, translating into MTADRRTILVVSSDEDFAERLTSALFSRCSVVRGMPQLETLRGLIEATGVEAVVVDLDDVAWDGRNITELIVSLKAERQTMPVVVASYNISATSLIPAMRAGASDVIDKDFAADDLVAQVDWLLQSRPSKRGGNSAQIIATMGPRAGVGSTSVAVATAVELARRAGAAERVLLLDFGFPPSESLDLLGVKASYYMTDALGDLGRLDATLIDGAFAQTRTPRLFVLPLATDDENALIAGNGDLAQLVDVLRSYFTAIVIDVNRPLNPRIADRLFVDANASILVVDQSMTTIHAAAAALDRIRRAINKDPDFTLVVSRYVARLRPAPEEIATALRAKGRPLLIPEDRLFVDGQRNLGTMLAADPASTFGKAVRTIVDSTMGTAGTAAPPPLSSTAATAARIAGGGGLLSRLGIGRAGAR; encoded by the coding sequence ATGACCGCCGACCGTCGTACCATCCTGGTTGTCTCGAGCGACGAGGATTTCGCCGAGCGCCTCACCTCCGCCTTGTTCTCGCGTTGCTCGGTGGTCCGGGGCATGCCCCAGCTCGAGACCCTGCGCGGCCTGATCGAGGCCACGGGGGTCGAGGCGGTGGTCGTCGATCTCGACGACGTCGCCTGGGACGGCCGCAACATCACCGAGCTGATCGTCAGCCTGAAGGCCGAACGGCAGACGATGCCGGTGGTGGTCGCCAGCTACAACATCAGTGCAACCTCGCTGATCCCGGCCATGCGCGCCGGCGCCAGCGACGTCATCGACAAGGACTTCGCCGCCGACGACCTGGTGGCGCAGGTCGACTGGCTGCTCCAGTCGCGGCCGTCCAAGCGCGGCGGCAATTCCGCGCAGATCATCGCCACCATGGGGCCGCGCGCCGGCGTCGGCTCGACCTCGGTCGCGGTTGCGACGGCGGTGGAACTGGCCAGGCGCGCCGGCGCCGCCGAGCGCGTGCTGCTGCTCGATTTCGGCTTCCCGCCGTCCGAATCGCTCGACCTGCTCGGCGTGAAGGCGTCCTACTACATGACCGACGCCTTGGGTGACCTGGGCCGTCTCGATGCCACGCTGATCGACGGCGCCTTCGCGCAGACCCGGACGCCGCGGCTGTTCGTGCTGCCGCTGGCGACCGACGACGAGAATGCCCTGATCGCCGGCAACGGCGATCTGGCGCAACTCGTCGATGTCCTGCGCAGCTACTTCACGGCGATCGTGATCGACGTGAACCGGCCGCTGAACCCGCGGATCGCCGATCGCCTGTTCGTCGACGCCAATGCCTCGATCCTGGTGGTCGACCAGTCGATGACCACGATCCATGCTGCCGCGGCGGCGCTGGACCGGATCCGCCGGGCAATCAACAAGGACCCCGACTTCACCCTGGTGGTCTCGCGCTATGTCGCCCGGCTGCGCCCGGCGCCCGAGGAAATCGCGACGGCGCTGCGCGCCAAGGGCCGGCCGCTGCTGATCCCCGAGGACCGCCTGTTCGTCGATGGCCAGCGCAACCTCGGCACCATGCTGGCAGCCGATCCGGCGAGCACCTTCGGCAAGGCGGTGCGGACGATCGTCGATTCGACCATGGGCACGGCCGGTACCGCCGCGCCGCCGCCGCTGTCCAGCACCGCGGCCACGGCCGCGCGGATCGCCGGCGGTGGCGGCCTGTTGTCCCGTCTCGGCATCGGCCGAGCCGGCGCCCGTTGA
- a CDS encoding type II and III secretion system protein family protein, giving the protein MNEIDMFRASQSSVPMQRDGLARRLRRAAVQAATALAVILLIPGPAGWAPRPALAAEYVNRPSITIAPGVQLPLTLSAPIERVAIGDPETVTGRVVGPNDILLLGLKPGRTNLIVWEVGGERAYVYPVVVPLSTADLERNLHDDPELTGVRADASGGKVALKGTVASNEAHTRALLIAARYFPDGVNDQIKVTQQQMVSVEVKFAAISTTTLKRLGFNFLSGPSNSLEYALVDPGGGLTGSIEGVSPLSDALSVLLRLPGSDLSAVLSVLSGAKLAQVLAEPTLLVRSGESAEFIAGGEIPIPVPQNNSDTITIEFKEFGIRLKVAATVLSPNRILLQLAPEVSALDFGQAITIQGTQIPAITRRGASTTIELGNGQSFVLAGLLSSSIDDADDAVPWLGDLPIIGAFFKRQQVNRERQELIIVATPRLVSPLSPNAIPPLPGSDLQNYDPSQGDMLLGRNRLRDVLPQYGLMP; this is encoded by the coding sequence ATGAACGAGATCGACATGTTTCGCGCTTCACAATCCTCAGTACCCATGCAGCGTGACGGCCTCGCCCGGCGGCTGCGGCGTGCCGCGGTACAGGCTGCCACCGCGCTTGCCGTAATCCTTCTGATCCCCGGCCCGGCCGGTTGGGCGCCGCGGCCGGCCCTGGCGGCGGAATACGTCAACCGGCCCTCGATCACCATCGCGCCGGGCGTGCAGTTGCCCCTGACGCTCAGCGCGCCGATCGAACGGGTGGCCATCGGCGACCCGGAAACGGTGACCGGCCGCGTCGTAGGCCCCAACGACATTCTGCTGCTGGGGCTCAAGCCCGGCCGGACCAACCTCATCGTCTGGGAAGTCGGCGGCGAACGGGCCTATGTCTACCCGGTGGTGGTTCCCTTGAGCACCGCCGACCTCGAACGCAACCTGCACGACGATCCCGAACTGACCGGGGTCCGGGCCGATGCCAGCGGCGGCAAGGTCGCGCTCAAGGGCACCGTGGCCTCCAACGAGGCCCACACCCGTGCCCTCCTGATCGCGGCGCGCTACTTTCCCGACGGGGTCAACGACCAGATCAAGGTGACCCAGCAGCAGATGGTCAGCGTCGAGGTGAAGTTCGCTGCGATCTCGACCACCACCCTCAAGCGCCTGGGCTTCAATTTCCTCTCGGGCCCCAGCAACAGCCTTGAATATGCCCTGGTCGATCCGGGCGGCGGCCTGACCGGCTCGATCGAGGGGGTGAGCCCCCTGAGCGATGCCCTCAGCGTCCTGCTGCGCCTGCCCGGCTCCGATCTCAGCGCCGTGCTCAGTGTCCTCTCGGGCGCCAAGCTGGCGCAGGTGCTGGCCGAGCCGACCCTCTTGGTGCGCTCGGGCGAGTCGGCCGAGTTCATTGCCGGCGGCGAGATCCCGATCCCGGTGCCGCAGAACAACTCGGACACGATCACCATCGAGTTCAAGGAATTCGGTATCCGGCTCAAGGTCGCGGCGACGGTGCTCAGCCCCAACCGCATCCTGCTGCAACTGGCGCCGGAGGTCAGCGCGCTCGATTTCGGCCAGGCGATCACCATTCAGGGAACGCAGATCCCGGCGATCACCAGGCGGGGCGCCAGCACCACCATCGAACTGGGCAACGGGCAGAGCTTCGTCCTCGCCGGCCTGCTGTCCTCGAGCATCGACGATGCCGACGACGCCGTGCCGTGGCTGGGCGACCTGCCGATCATCGGCGCCTTCTTCAAGCGCCAGCAGGTCAACCGCGAGCGCCAGGAACTGATCATCGTGGCGACGCCGCGGCTGGTCTCTCCGCTCAGCCCGAATGCGATCCCGCCGCTGCCGGGCAGCGACCTGCAGAATTACGATCCGTCTCAAGGGGACATGCTGCTCGGGCGTAACCGCCTGCGTGATGTCCTGCCGCAATACGGGCTGATGCCATGA
- the cpaB gene encoding Flp pilus assembly protein CpaB, whose amino-acid sequence MLVAVAVAFIVLGLSSLRQRPAPGQAPTTAAPRQDLVTIVVAAREITRGEKIDPTKIGTMKVLGPAPAGSLGDPRSAVDAIALVTIPQGQFVLQSTILAPGEDAKPGLSVLIPEGQRAVALRVNDEVAVGNFLRADDLVDIQLVLANTALGPAEEGAGPERRESSVILQAIRVLSVGEALTAEEGDKAIRMQNITVAVTSEQALLLAVAKQSGAFYLALRNPTDTKEEPIQPVRLEDLVGAARHREPASTSGSSLPAPTVMAPRQVEVILGATAGKQAVP is encoded by the coding sequence GTGCTGGTGGCGGTGGCGGTCGCGTTCATCGTCCTCGGTCTCAGTTCGTTGCGCCAGCGCCCCGCGCCGGGCCAGGCGCCAACAACGGCGGCGCCCCGGCAGGATCTGGTGACCATTGTGGTCGCTGCGCGGGAAATCACCCGGGGCGAGAAAATCGACCCGACCAAGATTGGCACCATGAAGGTGCTAGGCCCGGCCCCGGCCGGGTCGCTCGGCGATCCGCGCTCGGCGGTCGATGCGATCGCCCTGGTGACCATCCCGCAGGGCCAGTTCGTGCTGCAAAGCACCATCCTGGCGCCGGGCGAGGATGCCAAGCCGGGCCTCTCGGTCCTGATCCCGGAAGGGCAGCGGGCGGTCGCCCTGCGCGTCAACGACGAAGTGGCCGTCGGCAACTTCCTGCGCGCCGACGACCTTGTCGACATCCAGCTCGTCCTGGCCAACACCGCGCTGGGCCCGGCGGAAGAAGGGGCCGGTCCCGAGCGCCGGGAGTCGAGCGTGATCCTCCAGGCGATCCGCGTGCTCTCGGTCGGCGAGGCGCTGACGGCGGAAGAGGGCGACAAGGCCATCCGCATGCAGAACATCACGGTCGCCGTGACCTCGGAGCAGGCGCTGCTGCTGGCGGTGGCCAAGCAATCGGGCGCCTTCTATCTCGCCTTGCGTAATCCCACGGATACCAAGGAGGAACCGATACAGCCGGTTCGCCTGGAAGATCTCGTCGGTGCCGCCCGCCATCGCGAGCCCGCCTCGACCAGCGGCAGCAGCCTGCCCGCGCCGACCGTCATGGCGCCGCGGCAGGTCGAGGTCATTCTTGGAGCCACCGCCGGCAAGCAGGCCGTGCCATGA
- a CDS encoding DNA-binding transcriptional response regulator, which yields MTSTAHHGPQVLLVDSNIERSRHLREHLSSWGFAVTVAHDGYSGLRQIMSTWPELIVVDSDLKGWSSSVVIDGAVRLGSRAPVVMLSEPGQGMASRSSRRRVIGVVENPNSVSELRAVMMNALAKVSSDGQGADSFDLN from the coding sequence TTGACGAGCACCGCGCATCATGGACCCCAGGTCCTGCTGGTCGACAGCAACATCGAACGCAGCCGACACTTGCGCGAGCATTTGTCGTCCTGGGGCTTCGCGGTGACGGTCGCCCATGACGGCTATTCGGGGCTGCGCCAGATCATGAGCACCTGGCCCGAATTGATCGTGGTCGACTCCGACCTGAAGGGCTGGTCGTCATCGGTGGTGATCGACGGCGCGGTTCGCCTCGGCTCGCGCGCGCCGGTCGTCATGCTCAGCGAGCCGGGCCAGGGCATGGCCTCGCGCTCGTCGCGCCGCCGGGTCATCGGCGTGGTGGAAAATCCCAATTCCGTCAGCGAGTTGCGCGCCGTCATGATGAATGCGCTGGCGAAGGTTTCGAGCGACGGCCAGGGCGCGGACAGTTTCGACCTGAACTGA
- a CDS encoding ABC transporter ATP-binding protein — protein sequence MDGATLTVDDVHKRFGNLEVLKGISLAARKGDVISLIGASGSGKSTFLRCINLLETPDSGEICVEGELIAMKRDRHGRNHPVDHHQVDRIRAKLGMVFQSFNLWSHMTVLQNVIEAPIHVLGKSRTQAVAEAEALLAKVGLAERRNYYPAHLSGGQQQRVAIARALAMNPAVMLFDEPTSALDPELVGEVLKVMRDLADEGRTMLVVTHEMAFARDVSSHVMFLHQGKVEEEGPPSAVFKSPASERCRQFLAKHL from the coding sequence ATGGACGGTGCGACGCTGACGGTGGACGATGTCCACAAGCGATTCGGCAACCTTGAAGTCCTCAAAGGCATATCGCTGGCCGCCCGCAAGGGCGATGTAATCTCCCTGATTGGCGCTTCCGGCTCGGGCAAGAGCACCTTCCTGCGCTGCATCAATCTCCTCGAAACACCAGATTCGGGGGAAATTTGCGTTGAAGGTGAATTAATCGCGATGAAGCGCGATCGCCACGGCCGCAACCATCCCGTCGATCATCACCAGGTCGACCGCATCCGCGCCAAGCTCGGCATGGTGTTCCAAAGCTTCAACCTGTGGTCCCACATGACCGTGCTGCAGAACGTGATCGAGGCGCCGATCCATGTCCTGGGCAAATCGCGCACGCAAGCCGTCGCCGAGGCGGAGGCCCTGCTCGCCAAGGTCGGCCTGGCCGAGCGGCGCAACTATTATCCGGCACACCTGTCCGGCGGCCAGCAGCAGCGGGTCGCCATCGCCCGGGCCCTGGCCATGAACCCCGCCGTCATGCTGTTCGACGAGCCGACCTCCGCCCTCGACCCCGAACTGGTGGGCGAGGTGCTGAAGGTGATGCGCGACCTGGCCGACGAGGGCCGCACCATGCTGGTGGTCACCCACGAGATGGCCTTTGCCCGCGATGTATCCTCTCACGTCATGTTCCTGCACCAGGGCAAGGTCGAGGAGGAGGGGCCGCCGTCGGCGGTGTTCAAGAGCCCTGCCTCGGAACGCTGCCGCCAATTCCTGGCCAAGCACCTCTAG